CTGGTCGGCACGATGGCTCTCCAGTCGGCCCTCCGTGATCCGCGTTTCTCTCCCGTCAAGGCATCCGAACTGCAGGATCTGGAGGTCGAAATTTCCATTCTCACACCCATGAAACCCGTTTCGGGTTATCAGGATATCGTTGTCGGGCGCGACGGGGTCGTGCTCGAAAAAAACGGCCGTTCCGCTGTCTTTCTCCCCCAGGTCGCGCCTGAACAGGGCTGGGATCGGGACACCATGCTCGACCACCTCGCCATGAAAGCGGGCCTGCCGCAAAACGCCTGGCGTCGGGATGCACGATTTTCCACCTTCCAGGCCATCGTCTTTCACGAAGGAGAATTCGAATAGGACACGCGACAGGGGATGCCGAAACCTTGCCATCCCAGGAAAATCATTGTCACCAAGGAGCACAAATGGCCGCGCCTCGATCCCGGACACTATTTCACTTCACCAAGAACCTCAACGTCCTGAAAAACATCATCAGGCGCGGTTTTTTCCCGAAATACAGCCTCGAGGACATTGCCTGGTTCGTCGCACGGGAAATCGACGCCGTGGCCTACCCTGTCGTCAGTTTTTGCGACATCCCCCTCAGCCGTATAACGGACCACGTCAGCTTTTACGGCCAGTATGGAATCGGCATGAGGCGAATGTGGGGCATCACGAACGGCTTCAATCCCATCGTGTATGTGTCGGAAACGAGCGACCTGGCGACGCTGATGAGACAAATATCGCAATCGTGCATCGCCGCCCATAAGGCGGATAAAAAGGAAACCCACCTCGATAACTACCGGCGTCTCGTGGGTTTCTGCAAACCCCTCGAAGGAAAAATGCTCGTAGGGGGTCAATTGGTTTCAAAAATCTTCTATCAGGAATCGGAGTGGCGCCATCTTGCCACGCACGAGGCGATTCCGAATTATCTGTCGAAAGGAGAGTACCACAATCCCCAAATCCTGGGCCCGGCCAACGAATCGGCGGCGAAGCACTGCCCTTTGAAGTTTACACCGCAGAACGTCAAATACATCTTTGTACGGACCGAAGATGACATCCCCGAACTGGTCAGCTTTATCCACGATGAACTCGCTCATTTTCCCCAGCGGGACCTTCAGACCCTTATCGCCAAAATCGTCACACAGGATCTCATTGCCAACGATATCTGACCGGGCCCGCGCCCGATCCGAAACTCTTGAACCCAAACGGACGATCCCGGAAATGGATGCCCCGCCGGACCGGATCGGATCTCCATACCTCCAGGATAGGCCCTGCCATCGTTGCGCCGTCCTCCTCGTGCACCCCGCCCATCCCATCGGTTAATTTCCATTGACATTCCTCCAAGCCCGTCCTAGGCTCACAGCGCCTCCGCGGAGACCATGGCGGTGAAGCGTGTCGGAACGGGAGGTTCCCAGGGCCTTGCAGCGGTGCAATGCGGCGGCGAAAATTCAGGAAACACAGGGGGGAAACATGGAAAACACCTCCACGTTTTGCTTTGAGGGCCGCATCATCATGATTGGCTGCGGCAGCATCGGCCAGGCCATGCTGCCGGTTATAGGCCGGCATCTTGAGGGCATTCACAGCCGGATGGTGGTTCTATCAGCCGATGAAGCCGGCCGGGGGATTGCGGAGCGCTGCGGCACGAAGTTCATCCACTGCAACCTGACGCCGGGCAACTACCGTACGATATTGCAGCGTTACGTTCGCAACGGCGACCTCGTGCTGAATCTGTCCATAGACGTCTCCAGTATCGACTTGATTCGATTCTGCGCGGAGCGGGGCGCCCTGTACGTGGACACCTCGATCGAGCCGTGGCCGGGTGTATTCGACAACCCCATGCTGGAGCTCCATCAACGCACAAACCACGCCATCCGTGAAGAAATCGTCGATCTGGCGGGGGAACTGGGTCCCGATTCCCCAACCGCCGTGGTCGATCACGGGGCAAACCCGGGCCTCGTGTCCCATTTCGTCAAGCGCGCCCTCATCGATCTTGACCGCATCGTCCGCAACGGGAACGCGAAACCGTCGAGCCGCGAAGAATGGGCCCACCTCGCGCGTGACCTCGGAATATCCACCATTCAGATATCCGAGCGCGACACACAGGCCAGCCGACAGCCGAAACGCCACGGCGAATTCATCAACACCTGGTCCATAGACGGCTTCGTGGACGAATTAATGCAACCGGCGGAACTCTCCCTCGGCACCTGTGAAAGAAGGCGGCCACGGGGGGCACGTGAACACCGTCCAGGCTCCCGGACCCTGTACCTGGGACGCCCTGGGGCGAGCACCTTTGCGCGTAGCTGGGCGCCGTCGATCGGCGGCTTTCAGGGCATGCTCGTCAGCCATGACGAGGTCTTCTCGATTGCGGACTACCTTTCGATTCGCGACGGCGATACATTCCTGTATCGACCGAGCGTGATGTTCGTGTACCACCCCTGTGACGACGCGATGCTGTCCGCGCTGGAACTGGAAGGAAGGGGATGGATCATGCAGCCTTCCTGCCGGCGCCTTGGAACGGATATTGTGGAGGGCATGGATGAACTCGGCGTTCTGCTGGCCGGTCACGAAAGAAACGCCTACTGGTATGGTTCGCAGCTCACGATCCAGGAAACACGTCAAAACGTGGCCTATGCGAACGCGACCACCGTGCAGGTCGTGGCGGGGGCTATCGCCGCCGTGTTATGGGCCATACGCCATCCGAGGCGGGGTGTGGTCGAACCGGAGGAGCTGGACTTCGAGGATTGCCTCGCGAAGGCGGAACCCTACCTGGGCCGCCTGGTGGGTGAGTTCACGGAGTGGACCCCCCTGGATGGCCGCGGCAAGTACTTCCCGGAAAAGCTGGACGTCGAAACCCCCTGGCAACTTCAAAATGTCCGCAGCAGACAGTGGTACGGTGAATAAGGATCAGGGAAGGATCGGGCGGGGCGTCACGCGGAGCCGTCCTGTACCTCCAGGACCGGTTCCCGGACAAACGGTGTTTTACGGCCCGGGAGGGCGTGATATTTGATCGCCGGGTAGCCTAAGGCGATGACACTGTAAACCGTTTCTTCCTTTGGCATGTCGAGGAGCCGCTTGATACGGGCGTCTCTTTTTACGGCTTCAACGGCAAAGCCGATGAGACAGGTACCGAGACCCAGAGCGTGGGCCCCCAGGAGGATATTCTGGGTGGCCAGGAGGGCGTCCTCCGCCGGACAAGAGGCGCCGGGACAGCAGCTTACGATGATCGCCGCCGGGGCGCCGTGGAACAGGCGGTCCCGAGCGCTCAGCCGCCATTCCGCGAGAACGTCGGCGACACGGTCATGATAATGCCGGTGATATACATCGAGTTCCGTTTTTCCGCACCACTTCAGGGCATGACGCAACCAGGTCATTTCGGAAATACGATTGAGGCGCCGGTAGAAGTCGGCGATCCGTTCCCCAAAGACGACCACGTCCCTACGGGAGGAAACGAGGGTGAAACGCCAGCGCTTGCTGTTCGTACCGGAGGGCGCGGTTACGCCGATCCTGACCAAATCCCGGAGTATCTCCCGGGCTACGGGCTGGTCCGTATAGCGGCGGCAGGAACGACGGGAGGCCATGAGACGGGCGAGTTCCGCCACATCGTATTTTCCCCAGGGGAGCCAGTCCGCCTTCCCCTGAAAGGTTTCAAAGACGTGGGGGGTCGGCTCAAGACTGGTGACCGTGATGGCCCCGACGGGACAGACGGCCGCGCACTGGCCGCAGGAGAGGGAACGCTTCCCCGTGACCACCGCTTTTCCATCCACCATGGACAGGGTGTCGGACGGGCAGATTTCCACACAGAGACCGCAGCCGTTGCATCGGTCCGGGTCAACGGATGTAAAAATCCGACAGCTCATCGACCATGCTCTCCAGGTAGGTGAACAGATCCTCGGGCCGTTCCGCCATGAAATCGGGATGGGCCGCCATGAGACGTTCCGGGGAATGCCAGCCCCAGGTTACGCCCACGGCACGGACACCCGCCTGGCGGGCTTC
The Deltaproteobacteria bacterium DNA segment above includes these coding regions:
- a CDS encoding 4Fe-4S binding protein yields the protein MSCRIFTSVDPDRCNGCGLCVEICPSDTLSMVDGKAVVTGKRSLSCGQCAAVCPVGAITVTSLEPTPHVFETFQGKADWLPWGKYDVAELARLMASRRSCRRYTDQPVAREILRDLVRIGVTAPSGTNSKRWRFTLVSSRRDVVVFGERIADFYRRLNRISEMTWLRHALKWCGKTELDVYHRHYHDRVADVLAEWRLSARDRLFHGAPAAIIVSCCPGASCPAEDALLATQNILLGAHALGLGTCLIGFAVEAVKRDARIKRLLDMPKEETVYSVIALGYPAIKYHALPGRKTPFVREPVLEVQDGSA
- a CDS encoding homospermidine synthase; translated protein: MENTSTFCFEGRIIMIGCGSIGQAMLPVIGRHLEGIHSRMVVLSADEAGRGIAERCGTKFIHCNLTPGNYRTILQRYVRNGDLVLNLSIDVSSIDLIRFCAERGALYVDTSIEPWPGVFDNPMLELHQRTNHAIREEIVDLAGELGPDSPTAVVDHGANPGLVSHFVKRALIDLDRIVRNGNAKPSSREEWAHLARDLGISTIQISERDTQASRQPKRHGEFINTWSIDGFVDELMQPAELSLGTCERRRPRGAREHRPGSRTLYLGRPGASTFARSWAPSIGGFQGMLVSHDEVFSIADYLSIRDGDTFLYRPSVMFVYHPCDDAMLSALELEGRGWIMQPSCRRLGTDIVEGMDELGVLLAGHERNAYWYGSQLTIQETRQNVAYANATTVQVVAGAIAAVLWAIRHPRRGVVEPEELDFEDCLAKAEPYLGRLVGEFTEWTPLDGRGKYFPEKLDVETPWQLQNVRSRQWYGE